In the genome of Desulfocurvibacter africanus subsp. africanus DSM 2603, the window ACCGGCTCAAGCACGATGGCCGCAGGGGTCACACCCATCTGGCGCAACTGCTCGGCCACCAGGAAGCGGTGTTCCTCGTTGCACAGGATGACCGGGGCGGTCGCGCCCGGCACGGCCATGGCGCGGGCCACGGTCTGCTGGAACATGGTCCTCTCGCCGGCCAGCGGCAGGAACTGCTTGGGGTAGAGCGTCCTCGACAACGGCCACAGGCGCGTCCCGGAGCCGCCGGAGAGAATGAC includes:
- a CDS encoding sugar phosphate nucleotidyltransferase, which translates into the protein MLIPVILSGGSGTRLWPLSRTLYPKQFLPLAGERTMFQQTVARAMAVPGATAPVILCNEEHRFLVAEQLRQMGVTPAAIVLEPV